Proteins from one bacterium genomic window:
- the ndk gene encoding nucleoside-diphosphate kinase, giving the protein MSRHTLAILKPDCVRNNQQGAVIAEIQKAGFKIIAMKQTRLTKAQAEGFYEVHRQRPFFGELTEFMSSGPCVPMVLEKDNAVAAFRTTIGATDPKEAAEGTIRKLFASSKAENVIHGSDSDDNAKNEIAYFFAHSELIAIR; this is encoded by the coding sequence ATGAGCCGCCATACGTTGGCCATTCTAAAACCCGATTGTGTACGTAACAATCAACAAGGCGCCGTGATCGCCGAAATCCAGAAAGCCGGATTCAAAATCATCGCGATGAAACAGACTCGTTTGACGAAAGCCCAAGCTGAAGGCTTTTACGAAGTGCATCGTCAGCGTCCTTTTTTCGGTGAACTCACCGAGTTTATGAGCTCCGGCCCTTGCGTGCCGATGGTCTTAGAAAAAGACAATGCCGTTGCGGCATTTCGTACAACTATAGGCGCTACAGATCCCAAAGAAGCGGCTGAAGGCACGATTCGTAAACTATTTGCATCCAGCAAAGCGGAAAATGTTATCCACGGCTCCGATTCAGATGATAATGCAAAAAATGAAATCGCATACTTTTTTGCCCACAGCGAATTGATCGCGATACGCTAG
- a CDS encoding competence/damage-inducible protein A translates to MNAEILVIGDEILLGLITDTNSAYISRRLAQYGVAVTRITKVGDQTEIITDALHASSSRASLVISCGGLGPTHDDKTRDAAALFLNVPLQLNESALKEIETLYVKAGRTMSATNRVQAMIPEGAMYLSNERGTAPGLHFIKGDTAFFCFQGVPKEMEWMTENYLIPFVQKKPSSHVVRYKTIRTTGIPESNLFETLRSQVQSYRERLDIAFLPKLTVGVDLRFTVQNMTAEKADSLLNETEKAFRQTIESAYPHGVYGEGTISLEDVVADLLFRHNLTIATAESCTGGLIAHRLTNVPGSSRYFMQGITTYSNAAKVQHVGVTQTLLDEHGAVSEPVVRAMAEGMRRVAQTDIAIATTGIAGPTGATETKPLGLAYIALATASGTHVFKHSPLPFSIERLAFKERLSQFALDRLRHYLIGLSV, encoded by the coding sequence ATGAATGCAGAAATCCTTGTCATCGGCGATGAAATCCTACTCGGATTGATAACGGATACCAACTCCGCTTATATCAGTCGTCGTCTTGCTCAATACGGTGTCGCCGTCACGCGTATTACCAAAGTCGGTGATCAAACAGAAATTATCACGGATGCGCTCCATGCATCATCAAGTCGAGCCTCTTTGGTTATCAGTTGCGGCGGTTTAGGTCCAACCCACGACGATAAAACGCGGGATGCGGCTGCTTTATTCCTCAACGTACCTCTGCAACTCAATGAAAGCGCATTAAAAGAAATAGAAACCCTGTATGTCAAAGCAGGGCGTACCATGAGTGCTACGAACCGTGTGCAAGCGATGATTCCCGAGGGTGCGATGTATCTGAGTAATGAACGCGGCACCGCGCCGGGTCTTCACTTTATCAAAGGCGATACCGCGTTTTTTTGTTTTCAAGGCGTCCCCAAAGAAATGGAATGGATGACCGAAAACTATCTTATTCCATTTGTACAAAAAAAGCCGTCATCGCACGTGGTTCGCTACAAAACCATTCGCACGACCGGTATTCCCGAATCGAATTTGTTTGAAACCCTGCGTTCGCAGGTGCAATCTTATCGTGAACGTTTGGATATCGCTTTTCTCCCCAAACTCACCGTGGGTGTAGATTTACGATTTACAGTCCAGAATATGACGGCTGAAAAGGCCGATTCGCTCTTGAACGAGACGGAAAAAGCTTTTCGTCAAACGATCGAGTCGGCCTATCCGCATGGCGTCTATGGTGAAGGAACGATTTCCCTTGAAGACGTTGTCGCCGATTTACTTTTTCGTCACAATCTGACCATCGCCACTGCCGAATCCTGCACCGGCGGCTTGATCGCTCACCGCTTGACCAATGTACCGGGCAGTTCCCGATATTTTATGCAAGGTATCACGACCTATAGCAATGCCGCAAAAGTGCAGCATGTAGGCGTTACCCAGACGCTGCTGGATGAACATGGCGCCGTAAGTGAACCCGTTGTCCGTGCCATGGCCGAAGGTATGCGCCGCGTTGCACAAACCGATATCGCGATCGCTACAACAGGAATTGCCGGCCCCACAGGTGCGACCGAAACCAAACCGCTCGGGCTGGCGTACATCGCGCTGGCGACCGCCTCGGGCACGCATGTTTTCAAACATAGCCCGCTTCCCTTTTCCATCGAACGTCTTGCTTTTAAAGAACGATTATCCCAATTTGCGTTGGATCGTTTACGTCATTACTTGATCGGTTTATCAGTATGA
- a CDS encoding EutN/CcmL family microcompartment protein — protein sequence MIICKVTGSVVSTHKNEHLHGHKIMVVQPVDLEKNHIGSDMLALDEVSAGVGDLVLVMREGGSARIVFGQKKLPVQAVIVGVIDDYDYR from the coding sequence ATGATCATTTGCAAAGTCACAGGCTCTGTTGTTTCGACACATAAAAACGAGCATTTGCACGGTCATAAAATCATGGTCGTACAACCTGTGGATCTCGAAAAAAATCATATCGGCAGTGATATGCTTGCTCTGGACGAAGTCAGTGCCGGTGTCGGTGACCTTGTTCTCGTTATGCGTGAAGGCGGTTCTGCGCGTATTGTTTTCGGTCAAAAAAAACTTCCCGTACAAGCTGTTATCGTCGGCGTGATTGACGATTACGACTATCGCTAA
- the murA gene encoding UDP-N-acetylglucosamine 1-carboxyvinyltransferase — MEKFIVEGGHRLSGTFQPAGNKNEALPVIAACMLTDEPIILKNMPDVSDARHMLDIAANIGAEVTRLGPSEWKVQAKNIRTHEPDYALASEIRGSFLFAGSLLGRHGRVSLPSPGGDKIGRRRLDTHILALQKLGAHMDLGRKFYTMESRGRLIGEDIFLDEASVMATENAVLAAVLAKGTTILNNAAGEPHVQGLCRMLNAMGAKISGIGSNILTIEGVDKLHGCTHTITNDHIEIGSIIGLAAATKSEILIKNTTPRNLRMILLVFERLGVRVEIRGEDLFIPGGQEPEIMSDMDGAIPKIDDAPWPGFPADLTSIMVVTATQCKGMVLIFEKMFESRLFFTDKLISMGARIVLCDPHRAVINGPTPLHGELITSPDIRAGMSLLIAALCAEGTTTIQNIRQLDRGYERIDERLNALGARIERRKDA, encoded by the coding sequence ATGGAAAAATTCATAGTCGAAGGTGGTCATCGTCTTAGCGGCACCTTTCAACCTGCAGGAAATAAAAATGAAGCGCTGCCGGTTATTGCCGCGTGTATGCTGACGGACGAACCGATCATTTTAAAAAATATGCCGGATGTCAGCGATGCGCGCCACATGCTGGATATTGCAGCCAATATCGGCGCTGAAGTAACCCGGCTTGGCCCGTCGGAATGGAAAGTACAAGCTAAAAACATTCGCACGCACGAACCCGATTATGCGCTGGCGTCGGAAATCCGAGGTTCATTTTTATTTGCCGGATCGCTACTCGGTCGTCATGGCCGCGTGAGTTTACCTTCACCCGGCGGCGACAAAATAGGACGACGACGCCTTGACACGCATATCCTGGCTTTGCAAAAACTCGGCGCACACATGGATTTGGGAAGAAAGTTTTATACGATGGAATCCCGCGGCCGATTAATCGGCGAGGATATTTTCCTCGATGAGGCCAGCGTGATGGCTACGGAAAATGCCGTACTGGCCGCGGTATTAGCCAAAGGCACCACGATACTCAATAATGCCGCCGGTGAACCGCATGTGCAGGGCCTTTGCCGAATGCTCAATGCGATGGGCGCAAAAATAAGCGGTATCGGAAGCAATATACTCACCATCGAAGGGGTAGATAAGCTGCACGGTTGCACCCATACGATCACCAACGATCACATTGAAATCGGCAGTATCATCGGTTTAGCCGCGGCGACCAAAAGTGAAATTCTTATCAAAAATACGACACCCCGCAATCTGCGCATGATACTTTTGGTATTTGAACGCCTCGGCGTGCGCGTCGAAATTCGCGGCGAAGATTTATTTATCCCCGGCGGACAAGAGCCTGAAATCATGTCCGACATGGATGGCGCCATCCCCAAAATTGATGATGCTCCCTGGCCGGGATTTCCTGCCGATCTTACGAGTATCATGGTTGTTACGGCCACTCAGTGCAAAGGTATGGTACTGATATTTGAAAAAATGTTTGAAAGCCGGTTATTTTTTACAGATAAACTTATCTCAATGGGCGCTCGTATCGTCTTATGCGACCCGCACCGTGCCGTTATCAATGGCCCTACACCGTTGCATGGCGAGCTGATAACCAGTCCGGATATTCGTGCCGGTATGTCACTTCTGATCGCCGCGCTTTGTGCCGAAGGCACTACCACGATCCAAAATATTCGCCAACTGGATCGCGGGTATGAACGGATTGATGAGCGACTCAATGCACTGGGAGCACGTATCGAACGACGCAAAGATGCTTAA
- a CDS encoding DUF4350 domain-containing protein has protein sequence MANNRLFLSLSIFCGLAILLLLFFSDPGATIHTDSPTSYSVQPGGTKIFYKLLTDNGYNVERWRKKINSVPVAQEAQSIIMIAPSDALSSQETDFLISFIHQGHTAFLFYSSALDDLLQKLHVRCNTDSSMISFPSGYLGNTVSGDTLHPHIITSDSTTHARFDDEYVYFNSDSSAIMPLYSTLNGHTALEIHHGQGKLIIFNSPNYVTNAGLQLRHNADIIFRILEVDPGGNQREPGIIYWDEYHHGYKDYESLVAALDTWPIKWGMILSTISLLLWVHARAKRWGRPVPVITSSRRASIDYVHSVSGVYQNSSAHTLALHHWYQWVMADLQRRYATRDPDKLALILHRRFALDIQKTKKLFAWIERKTIVVKSPDLKNDPVQKREVSIDDEELIAGAKQLDHIYFLHYPTQS, from the coding sequence ATGGCAAATAATCGTTTATTCTTGAGCCTCAGCATTTTTTGCGGCCTAGCTATTTTGCTTCTTCTTTTTTTTTCCGACCCGGGCGCCACTATACATACCGATTCCCCTACAAGTTATTCTGTTCAACCGGGCGGCACAAAAATATTTTACAAGCTTCTTACCGACAACGGCTACAACGTTGAGCGTTGGCGAAAAAAAATAAACTCGGTACCTGTAGCACAGGAAGCGCAATCCATAATAATGATCGCGCCGAGTGACGCCCTTTCGTCGCAGGAAACGGATTTTTTAATATCGTTTATTCATCAAGGCCATACCGCGTTTCTTTTTTATAGCTCGGCTTTGGATGATTTACTTCAAAAACTGCACGTCCGTTGTAATACCGATTCGTCCATGATTTCTTTTCCGTCGGGCTATCTGGGAAATACCGTTAGCGGCGACACATTGCATCCTCACATAATAACCTCCGATTCGACGACGCACGCCCGTTTTGACGACGAATACGTCTATTTTAATTCAGATTCGTCGGCCATCATGCCGCTTTACAGCACATTAAACGGTCATACTGCTCTTGAAATACATCATGGACAAGGAAAGCTAATTATTTTCAATTCACCGAATTATGTAACTAACGCCGGTTTGCAACTGCGGCATAATGCCGATATTATTTTTAGAATCTTGGAAGTAGATCCCGGTGGAAACCAACGTGAACCGGGTATCATTTATTGGGATGAATATCATCACGGCTATAAAGACTACGAATCCCTCGTCGCGGCTCTGGACACCTGGCCGATCAAGTGGGGCATGATCCTCAGTACGATCAGTCTTTTGTTGTGGGTGCACGCACGCGCCAAACGTTGGGGTCGCCCCGTACCGGTTATCACTTCGTCACGACGTGCTTCGATAGATTACGTGCACTCCGTGTCCGGCGTATATCAAAATTCGTCCGCGCATACGCTCGCACTTCATCATTGGTACCAGTGGGTTATGGCCGATCTGCAAAGGCGCTATGCCACACGCGATCCGGACAAACTCGCGCTCATTCTCCACCGACGATTTGCACTGGATATTCAAAAAACAAAAAAACTTTTCGCCTGGATCGAACGTAAAACGATCGTCGTCAAATCGCCCGACCTCAAAAACGATCCCGTACAAAAACGAGAGGTAAGCATTGACGATGAAGAATTGATCGCCGGTGCAAAACAATTGGATCACATCTATTTTTTACATTATCCAACCCAATCTTAA
- a CDS encoding MoxR family ATPase gives MSDLTVTPHSDAPLNDAADLYRQISAALDTTVIGQSEIKREMIIALLSGGHILMEGVPGIAKTLLAKTLAKALSCEFKRIQFTPDLMPSDVIGTNVFDPKSNQFNVKRGPIFTHIALIDEINRAPAKTQSALLEVMEERQITIDGTRYLLPEPFMVMATQNPIEYEGTYPLPEAQLDRFMFKLIVPYPSASEEEQVLRAYHGGFDAHQIDQIKIENPCTPEMLARTRHLIRQIVVDDGILKYITEVVRKTRETSGIMVGASPRATINLLLAAKTQAALANRTFVIPDDVKDLAPAVLRHRLVLQPETEMEGLRPDDIIRDVLNTVPVPR, from the coding sequence ATGTCCGATTTGACAGTAACACCCCATAGCGATGCACCGCTCAATGACGCAGCCGATTTGTATCGGCAGATTTCGGCCGCTCTTGATACTACCGTCATAGGCCAGTCGGAGATCAAACGCGAAATGATCATCGCACTGCTGAGCGGCGGTCATATCTTGATGGAAGGTGTACCCGGTATAGCCAAAACGCTGCTAGCCAAAACGTTAGCCAAAGCGTTGTCTTGTGAATTCAAGCGTATTCAGTTTACGCCTGATCTGATGCCGTCCGACGTGATCGGAACCAATGTTTTTGATCCAAAATCCAATCAGTTTAATGTCAAACGCGGTCCTATTTTTACCCACATTGCGCTGATTGATGAAATCAATCGCGCACCGGCTAAAACGCAATCGGCATTACTGGAAGTAATGGAAGAGCGACAAATTACGATTGACGGCACGCGTTATCTTTTACCGGAACCTTTTATGGTGATGGCTACACAAAATCCTATCGAATACGAAGGGACCTATCCTTTGCCTGAGGCGCAGCTTGATCGTTTTATGTTTAAGCTTATTGTGCCGTATCCCTCCGCCAGTGAGGAAGAGCAAGTGCTTCGCGCATACCACGGCGGCTTCGATGCGCATCAGATAGACCAAATAAAAATAGAAAACCCGTGTACACCGGAAATGCTCGCACGGACACGTCATTTGATACGACAGATCGTGGTGGATGACGGAATACTAAAATACATCACAGAGGTTGTTCGCAAAACGCGCGAAACCTCCGGCATCATGGTCGGCGCAAGCCCACGCGCTACGATCAACTTGCTTTTGGCCGCGAAAACGCAGGCCGCGTTGGCTAATCGCACCTTCGTCATACCGGATGACGTCAAAGATCTGGCGCCTGCCGTACTGCGTCATCGCCTTGTGCTACAACCGGAAACCGAAATGGAAGGTCTGCGCCCCGATGACATAATTCGGGACGTACTCAATACTGTTCCTGTACCCCGCTAA
- the nhaA gene encoding Na+/H+ antiporter NhaA, producing MKKILNPIQEFIHYEQSSGIVLIFCTIVSLALANTPLNEPIYQFWHTRIGFATENIDLHKTILHWVNDGLMAVFFLLVGLEIKREIVSGELSSLRRASLPLFGAVGGMLVPALIYVSFNQGTIYENGWGVPMATDIAFALAILGLLGSRIPVSIKVFLTALAIIDDLGAIIVIALFYSSTLFLNYKAAALVTVLVLILINRLGIRSLAIYLGLGILLWYFVLKSGIHATIAGVILAMTIPYSKDETSSPLLALEHALHKPVQFFIMPIFALANTLIVMDASVWAALFSTLSIGIFTGLFFGKVCGILMFCWIGTKLNLAALPDGVTWHHLIGTGFLAGIGFTMSIFIAVLAFENQEGIQTTAKAAILAASIVSGLTGFMILRRTIKT from the coding sequence ATGAAAAAAATATTAAACCCCATTCAGGAATTTATTCACTACGAACAGTCGTCTGGAATAGTCCTTATTTTTTGTACGATTGTCTCTTTGGCTTTAGCCAATACGCCTCTCAACGAGCCCATCTATCAATTCTGGCACACACGTATCGGATTTGCTACAGAAAATATTGATCTCCATAAAACCATTCTGCACTGGGTCAATGACGGATTGATGGCGGTGTTTTTTCTGCTGGTAGGTCTTGAAATCAAACGCGAAATCGTGAGCGGCGAGCTTTCCTCTCTGCGTCGGGCCAGTCTGCCACTCTTTGGCGCAGTCGGTGGGATGCTTGTACCGGCATTAATTTATGTAAGCTTCAATCAGGGTACGATATATGAAAACGGTTGGGGTGTCCCGATGGCCACTGATATCGCCTTCGCGTTAGCCATACTCGGATTATTGGGTTCTCGCATACCTGTGTCGATAAAAGTTTTCCTCACGGCGCTTGCGATAATCGATGACCTTGGCGCGATCATAGTGATCGCCCTGTTTTACTCATCTACATTATTTTTAAACTATAAAGCGGCGGCTTTAGTGACTGTACTTGTTTTGATTTTGATAAATCGATTAGGCATACGCTCTCTTGCAATCTATCTTGGATTGGGAATTCTGCTTTGGTACTTCGTACTCAAGTCGGGTATTCATGCAACCATCGCCGGAGTCATTTTAGCCATGACCATACCGTATTCCAAAGATGAGACATCTTCCCCGTTACTTGCGCTGGAGCACGCACTGCACAAACCGGTTCAGTTTTTTATCATGCCTATTTTTGCACTAGCTAACACCTTAATTGTCATGGATGCATCGGTATGGGCCGCACTTTTTTCAACGCTAAGCATCGGTATTTTTACAGGTTTGTTCTTTGGCAAAGTTTGCGGCATTCTGATGTTTTGCTGGATCGGTACAAAACTTAATCTGGCTGCATTGCCCGACGGTGTCACGTGGCATCACTTGATAGGTACGGGTTTTCTGGCGGGTATCGGTTTTACAATGTCTATATTTATCGCAGTATTAGCTTTCGAGAATCAGGAAGGCATACAAACTACAGCGAAAGCGGCTATTTTGGCGGCATCTATCGTTTCAGGGCTGACCGGTTTTATGATACTGCGCCGAACAATAAAAACCTAA
- a CDS encoding pirin family protein encodes MPTVFHKAESRGFADHGWLRSYHTFSFAGYHDPKRMNFGLLRVLNDDTVRPGSGFGEHPHDNMEIISIPLEGTLAHADSTGSEKAIRTGDVQIMSAGSGLTHSEYNHSASAPVNFLQLWIYPKRRNIEPRYDQKTFDLASRKNQWVTVVAPDENAESLWINQDAVLSLAEVESGEISYTPRFKENGIYIFMIDGNAQYESQLLDRRDAIGIHPAGDCNLIIRQPSHILLIEVPMNF; translated from the coding sequence ATGCCGACGGTGTTTCACAAAGCAGAATCGCGCGGGTTTGCCGATCACGGCTGGCTCCGTTCGTATCATACATTTAGTTTTGCGGGTTATCATGACCCGAAGCGGATGAATTTTGGCTTGCTGCGTGTACTCAATGATGACACGGTGCGTCCGGGATCGGGATTCGGTGAGCACCCGCACGATAATATGGAAATTATTTCGATCCCGCTGGAGGGTACGCTCGCGCATGCCGACAGTACCGGCAGCGAAAAAGCTATTCGTACGGGCGATGTACAAATCATGTCCGCCGGTTCAGGTTTGACGCATTCGGAATACAATCACAGCGCCAGTGCGCCTGTTAATTTCCTTCAATTGTGGATTTACCCCAAACGCAGAAATATCGAGCCGCGCTATGATCAAAAAACGTTTGACCTTGCTTCACGAAAAAATCAATGGGTTACTGTCGTGGCGCCGGACGAGAATGCGGAATCGCTCTGGATCAATCAGGATGCTGTATTATCGTTAGCCGAGGTTGAAAGCGGCGAAATTTCATACACGCCGCGTTTCAAAGAAAACGGTATTTATATTTTTATGATCGACGGCAATGCGCAATATGAGAGTCAACTTCTTGATCGTCGCGATGCGATCGGGATACACCCGGCCGGCGATTGTAATTTAATAATACGGCAACCGTCGCATATATTGCTTATCGAAGTGCCGATGAATTTTTAG
- a CDS encoding Rrf2 family transcriptional regulator, which translates to MKFSTQEEYGLRCLLQIARSTNKNGMTIPQISQAEGLSEANVAKMLRILRMGGIIESARGHEGGYRLARTADQIRIGDVLTVLGGRLFDHEFCEKHAGEENICSHGTDCTLRHVWQTVQTAVDDVLMRLTLQDLVHPAQKPITEIKIPSTLVSTT; encoded by the coding sequence ATGAAGTTCAGTACACAAGAAGAATACGGATTGCGATGCCTTTTGCAGATCGCCCGCAGTACGAATAAAAACGGTATGACGATTCCGCAGATCAGTCAGGCGGAAGGTCTTTCGGAAGCCAACGTTGCCAAAATGTTACGTATCCTGCGTATGGGCGGTATTATCGAAAGCGCGCGGGGTCATGAAGGCGGCTATCGTTTAGCGCGGACGGCCGATCAGATTCGTATCGGTGACGTGCTTACGGTATTGGGCGGGCGTTTGTTTGATCATGAGTTTTGTGAAAAACATGCAGGGGAAGAAAATATTTGTTCGCACGGTACGGACTGCACGCTGCGCCATGTTTGGCAAACCGTACAAACGGCGGTGGACGATGTGTTGATGCGACTGACCCTTCAAGATCTTGTGCATCCTGCACAAAAACCGATTACGGAAATTAAAATACCTTCCACGCTCGTATCTACCACTTAA
- a CDS encoding DUF59 domain-containing protein: protein MIEETKLGPTGMEIQVIEAIRTCYDPEIPVNIYDLGLVYEVKVDAAGVASILMTLTSPSCPAAESLPPEVESKARAVPGITDVKLELTWEPPWDPTRMTEAARLELGMM, encoded by the coding sequence ATGATCGAAGAAACCAAACTCGGCCCGACCGGCATGGAAATACAAGTGATCGAAGCGATTCGTACGTGTTATGATCCCGAGATACCGGTGAATATTTATGATCTCGGTTTAGTCTACGAAGTGAAAGTGGATGCGGCCGGAGTGGCGTCTATTCTGATGACGCTGACTTCGCCGAGTTGCCCTGCGGCAGAAAGTTTGCCTCCGGAGGTCGAATCCAAAGCACGCGCCGTGCCCGGTATCACGGATGTAAAATTGGAATTGACGTGGGAACCGCCCTGGGACCCGACCCGCATGACCGAAGCAGCACGCCTCGAACTGGGTATGATGTAA
- a CDS encoding SUF system NifU family Fe-S cluster assembly protein — protein sequence MMSDLRELYQEVILDHNKNPRNFRVMENADIVKEGFNPLCGDHLHLYLKLDGDVIQDVSFEGNGCAISKSSASLMTTVLKGKTKSDAEVLFKRFHDLVTADMSTTVDEESLGKLAVFAGVREFPARVKCASLAWHTMHAAIANDTTIVSTE from the coding sequence CTGATGTCGGATTTGCGTGAATTGTATCAGGAAGTGATTCTTGATCATAATAAGAACCCCCGAAATTTTCGCGTTATGGAAAATGCGGATATTGTCAAAGAAGGTTTTAATCCGTTGTGCGGTGACCATTTGCATCTTTATCTCAAGCTGGATGGTGATGTGATCCAAGACGTAAGCTTCGAAGGAAATGGCTGTGCTATTTCCAAATCATCCGCATCCCTGATGACCACTGTGCTCAAAGGCAAAACGAAGTCGGATGCCGAAGTTTTATTTAAGCGGTTTCATGATTTGGTAACGGCCGATATGAGTACGACCGTGGATGAAGAATCGTTGGGTAAGTTAGCCGTATTTGCCGGCGTACGCGAATTTCCCGCCCGCGTGAAGTGTGCGAGTTTGGCCTGGCACACGATGCATGCTGCGATTGCCAATGATACGACCATCGTTTCTACGGAGTGA
- a CDS encoding cysteine desulfurase: protein MRRDFPILCEHVHGKPLVYLDNGATGQKPKQVIDAIARYYSRENSNIHRGVHYLSAQATIAYENARKKIQKLIHAPSDNEIIFLRGTTEAINLVAQSYGRTYIQRDDEVLISAMEHHANIVPWQMLCEQTGAKLRVIPMNERGELRMDAYQTMLTEKTKIVAIVHVSNSLGTINPVKEMIALAHAKNIPVIIDGAQAVQHMPVDVKDLDCDFYAFSGHKMFGPTGVGILYGKKKWLDAMPPYQGGGDMIRSVTFEKTTYNDVPHKFEAGTPHIAGGIALGDTVDYLQGIGLERIAAYEKVLLDYATEKLSAVSGLHIIGTAQNKAGVISFILDGVHPHDVGTMLDQEGIAIRTGHHCTQPVMQFFKVPATSRVSLAFYNTHDEIDTLVKAIHKTMEMFR from the coding sequence ATGCGACGGGATTTTCCCATATTGTGCGAACACGTTCACGGAAAGCCGCTGGTTTATTTAGATAACGGTGCAACCGGACAAAAACCGAAGCAAGTGATTGATGCCATTGCGCGTTATTATAGCCGTGAAAATTCCAATATTCATCGCGGCGTGCATTATTTGAGTGCGCAGGCAACGATCGCATACGAAAACGCGCGGAAGAAAATTCAAAAATTAATCCATGCGCCCTCCGACAATGAGATTATATTTTTACGGGGCACGACCGAAGCCATCAATCTGGTAGCGCAATCCTACGGGCGAACGTATATCCAACGTGATGATGAAGTGCTCATTTCGGCGATGGAACATCATGCCAATATCGTACCCTGGCAGATGCTCTGCGAGCAGACCGGTGCCAAACTGCGTGTCATTCCGATGAATGAACGTGGCGAACTGCGCATGGACGCGTATCAAACGATGCTCACCGAAAAAACGAAAATCGTTGCGATCGTGCATGTGTCCAATTCGCTCGGTACAATCAATCCTGTCAAAGAAATGATAGCACTTGCACATGCCAAAAATATTCCCGTGATCATAGATGGCGCCCAAGCGGTGCAACACATGCCCGTGGATGTGAAAGATTTGGATTGTGATTTTTATGCGTTTTCAGGCCACAAAATGTTCGGACCGACCGGCGTGGGTATTCTCTACGGAAAAAAGAAGTGGCTGGACGCCATGCCGCCGTATCAAGGCGGAGGGGATATGATTCGTTCGGTGACGTTTGAAAAAACAACGTACAACGACGTGCCGCACAAATTTGAAGCCGGCACGCCCCATATCGCAGGCGGTATCGCTTTAGGTGATACCGTTGATTATTTGCAAGGTATCGGTTTGGAGCGTATTGCAGCGTATGAAAAAGTATTGCTGGACTATGCAACGGAAAAACTGAGCGCCGTTTCGGGTTTGCATATTATCGGTACGGCGCAAAATAAAGCCGGCGTGATTTCGTTTATATTGGACGGCGTACATCCGCACGACGTAGGTACGATGCTGGATCAGGAAGGAATAGCCATACGCACCGGACATCATTGTACGCAGCCGGTAATGCAGTTTTTTAAAGTACCTGCGACGTCGCGCGTTTCGCTGGCATTTTATAATACGCACGATGAAATAGATACGCTGGTGAAAGCCATTCACAAAACAATGGAGATGTTTCGCTGA